From Paenibacillus graminis:
GGCAGTTCTGGCGAACGGTCGGGCTGCCCGTGCTCTCTCCGGCGATCTTCGGGACGCTGGGCATTCTCTTCGCCAATGCCATGGGAGCCTATGCCACCGCCTATGCGCTGGTTGGGGGCAACTATAACCTGCTGGCCGTCCGCATCGGCTCGCTCGTTGCCGGTGATGTGGTGACCCAGCCGCAGATGGGCAGCACCCTGGCGGTTCTGCTGGCGCTGAGCACGCTGCTGGCGGTGTTTCTGAATCAGCGGATGGTCCAGCGGATGGAAGGGCTCGGCGGCAGGAATTCTGCCGGGCGGGAGCGCAGCAGCGGTTTATTGCGGCGGCGCTGGCCCGCTGTCCGGGAGGAGGCAGGACAATGAATACGCGCAAGGCGGGTATTGCCCCGCGTACCTTCATGCTCCTTCTCATGATCTATTTGCTGCTGCCGCTGCTGGCAACGGGGCTGTACGCTTTTGCCCAGGATTGGCAGAATACGCTGCTCCCCCGCAGTTGGACATTAGGCTGGTTCCGCGGCATGTTTCAGGATATCCGTTTTCTGGAGGCGCTGTGGAATTCATTGTATCTGTGTGTGATCAGCGTGCTGCTCAGTCTCGCTGTGATGCTGCCGGCAGTTTTTGTAATTACAGTATATTTTCCGCGCTGGGAGAGCTTCATGAAGGGGGTTGTCGTTCTGCCTTATGCCGTGCCGGGAGTGGTGGCGGCAGTGGGGCTCATCCGTGCGTATTCCTCCGGCCCGTTCGACATTTCCGGGACTGCCTATTTGCTGGTCGGGGCTTATTTTGTGGTCATTCTGCCTTATATGTATCAGGGCATCCGCAACAGTCTGCTCAGCGTATCCGCTGTAGAGCTGCTGAACGCCGCCGAGCTGCTCGGGGCCAGAAGACGGTCCGCTTTTATCAATGTGATTCTGCCGAATATCTGGCCGGGGGTTATGGTCTCCGCGCTGTTGTCCTTCTCTGTGCTGTTTGGGGAGTTCGTGCTGACGAACATGCTGGTCGGGGGGCACATCCAGACGATTCAGGTTTATTTGTTCCGGCGGGTCGGCGAAAGCGGACATTTGGCCAGTGCGATAGCGATCTCCTATTTCGTGTTTATTCTGCTGCTGTCGGCGGTGCTGATGAAGCTGGGGATGAAGATTAAAGGGCAGGCGAAGTAAGGCGGCCCCCTGAGAGCTATCCAGAGGAAAGCTAACATCGGAAAAAGTTCAATTTATATAAGGAGGGTCGCGGAAATGAATGATTATCTGAAGCTGCATGGCATCCGAAAAATGTTTGGCGATGTTCCGGTGCTGGCCGGCGTGGAGCTGAGCATCGCTGAAGGGGAGCTTGTCACACTGCTGGGCCCTTCGGGCTGCGGCAAAAGCACGCTCCTGCGCTGCATCGCCGGACTGACCGATCTGGACAGCGGCAGCATTCTGCTCGCAGGCCAGGAGCTGACGAAGCAGCCGCCCCGCAGCAGGGATGTGGGCATGGTGTTCCAGTCCTATGCGCTGTTCCCCAATCTGACGGTCAGCCAGAATGTGGAATACGGGATGCGTATGCGCGGCGTTGCTCCGGCCGCCCGGCGCAGCCGGTGCGAAGAGCTGCTGGCGCTGGTCGATCTCGAAGACAAGCGCGATGTCTATCCGCAGTCGCTGTCCGGCGGACAGCAGCAGCGGGTGGCGCTGGCCCGCTCGCTGGCCGTCCAGCCCAAGCTGCTGCTGCTGGACGAACCGCTCAGCGCGCTCGACGCCAAAATCCGCAAGAATCTGCGCGCGGAGATCCGCGATATCCAGCGGCGGCTCGGCATGACGACGCTGTTCGTCACCCATGACCAGGAGGAAGCGCTGATTCTCTCGGACCGGATCTGCATCATGAACCAGGGACAGATGGTTCAGGAAGGCTCACCGGAGCAGCTATACACCGCGCCGCGTACGGAATTCGCCGCCCGGTTCATGGGCAGCTACAACGTCTTCAACCGGGCGGAGGCGCTCAAGCTGTTCCGCAGAATTGACAGCCGCTCCGACCGTTTTGCCATCCGCCCCGAGGCGGTAACACTGCTGGCCGAAGGCGAAGCGATCCAGGATGATGCGGATGGCATGATGGATGTGCGCGGACAGGTTCAGACCGTGTCGATTCTGGGCAATATCATCCGCGCTGCTGTCGTGGCTGAAGGCGTTCACCTAACGGTAGACCTGCTGAATGACGGCCGCTGGCTGCGGGTGCGGGAAGGGGATCGTGTGACCCTTCTGCTTGATCCTGCCCAACTGCTGCATCTGGAGCAGGAAGGGGCATAGAAGGGCGGCTTGTGCGTCAAGGCAGGCTAAGAGTGAAGCAAATTGTGAATCCAGTCCCTATCTTTGTGTACAGGAGCAATTTGCAGTTACTGGTTGTGTAATGAAAGTTCCAGGGCAAGAGTCACTGCAAGCGTATAGTCTGCAGCGCGCTATAAGATGCTAAGGAGGCGGAGATATTCATGACGGAAACAGCAAGCAAGCTTATTGTGGTTGTGCTCGACGGGCTGCGCTATGACGCTGCCCGCAAATATCTGGGGTACATGGAGCATCTGGTGGAGCAGGGGCAGCTGTCGTGCTACAAGGTGCAGTCAGAGCTGCCGAGTCTGTCACGTCCTCTCTATGAGGTGCTGCTGACAGGCACACCGGTATCGAAAAATGGAATTACCGCCAATCATATCGTCAGACTGAGCCGTGAGCAAAGTGTGTTCCATCTTGCCGTTGCCGCCAATTTGCGTACGGCGGCTGCCGCATATCACTGGGTTAGCGAGCTGTACAGCTCGGCTCCTTTTCATCCGGTTGCTGACCGGCACCAGCACAATGTCCTGAAACCGATTCAGCACGGCAGCTTTTATTTCGAGGATCATTACCCGGACAGCCATGTATTCGCGGATGCTGAATTTTTGCGGGCGGCCTACGACCCCCATTTTCTGTATATTCATACAATGAATATCGACGATGCCGGACACCGCTATGGCGGGGAAAGCAAAGAGTACGAGGTGGCGGTCCGCCGGGTTGACGGATTGCTTGCCACGCTGCTGCCGGAGTGGATGGAGCAGGGGTATACGGTGCTGGTTACTGCTGATCATGGGATGAATGCGAACGGCTGCCACGGCGGGGTCACTCCAGCGGAGCGGCATATTCCTTTATACACCTTTGGTGAACA
This genomic window contains:
- a CDS encoding ABC transporter permease, coding for MNTRKAGIAPRTFMLLLMIYLLLPLLATGLYAFAQDWQNTLLPRSWTLGWFRGMFQDIRFLEALWNSLYLCVISVLLSLAVMLPAVFVITVYFPRWESFMKGVVVLPYAVPGVVAAVGLIRAYSSGPFDISGTAYLLVGAYFVVILPYMYQGIRNSLLSVSAVELLNAAELLGARRRSAFINVILPNIWPGVMVSALLSFSVLFGEFVLTNMLVGGHIQTIQVYLFRRVGESGHLASAIAISYFVFILLLSAVLMKLGMKIKGQAK
- a CDS encoding ABC transporter ATP-binding protein, translated to MNDYLKLHGIRKMFGDVPVLAGVELSIAEGELVTLLGPSGCGKSTLLRCIAGLTDLDSGSILLAGQELTKQPPRSRDVGMVFQSYALFPNLTVSQNVEYGMRMRGVAPAARRSRCEELLALVDLEDKRDVYPQSLSGGQQQRVALARSLAVQPKLLLLDEPLSALDAKIRKNLRAEIRDIQRRLGMTTLFVTHDQEEALILSDRICIMNQGQMVQEGSPEQLYTAPRTEFAARFMGSYNVFNRAEALKLFRRIDSRSDRFAIRPEAVTLLAEGEAIQDDADGMMDVRGQVQTVSILGNIIRAAVVAEGVHLTVDLLNDGRWLRVREGDRVTLLLDPAQLLHLEQEGA
- a CDS encoding alkaline phosphatase family protein; the encoded protein is MTETASKLIVVVLDGLRYDAARKYLGYMEHLVEQGQLSCYKVQSELPSLSRPLYEVLLTGTPVSKNGITANHIVRLSREQSVFHLAVAANLRTAAAAYHWVSELYSSAPFHPVADRHQHNVLKPIQHGSFYFEDHYPDSHVFADAEFLRAAYDPHFLYIHTMNIDDAGHRYGGESKEYEVAVRRVDGLLATLLPEWMEQGYTVLVTADHGMNANGCHGGVTPAERHIPLYTFGEQVLSPEQEIQALPQLRLAPLMCHCLGLQPSAAMTTEGLPPFVPVVPGQEENAKMMKLNSLA